CGGAGTACCGTCTCCATCAATTTCGTTGGAATCCGATTAGTCAGGTATTCTTCGGGTAATAAGAAATTTAATTTCAAACGGCAGGGACGGTTGTATAATAATTCTATAATGACTCCGGCCATGAATATAAAGAGAACCACCCTCGGAAGAAGACAAAATCCTGCCGCAATCTTCGTTGCAATTCTTCTCGGTTTATTCGTTATAATAGGCTGTGATTCTAGTAACCATGGTTCCGACGCCGAAAACTTTTGTTATCTTGAGTCTTCGCCCGACCCCTGCTTCGATCCGAACGCGGATGGAAGCACGGTAATAGTAACGGACCTGACGGTGGAAGAAGTGATCACGGAGCAGGAGGGCCTGGAGGGCTTTGAAGAACAACTTCCTGTCACGAATATTTTAGAGCAGATCGGGTTTCCCGCCGTCCCTCCGCCCGTTTGCCCATCCGAGCAGAACGAGCCGGTTGTTGAAACAAGCTCCGAGCAAAACGAGCTGGTCATTAAAACGAACGAGGACTGGAACAGGTTCAGGGATAGCTGTTTCTTCTCTTTCTTCGAGCTTCCGGACGTCGATTTCTCAAGCAGTATGGTGCTCGTTTCCACCCAGGATTTTGCGCAGCTAGGGGCGAGCGTGGAGGCAGTGCTGGTATTCGAAGATCATCTCACGGCTGTGATAGAGGATGATATATCCACTGTTCCTGTCCCTGGACCGGGTTACCCCTTCAACATCGTCTCCATTCCCCGGAGCGATCTGCCCGTGGATTTCATAAGGGTGGAAAACTACGTCTCACCGTTTGTTCCGTAGTCCCGATTTTAAATGGGTTGCATCCTTACCGCAATCTGGCATAAATATATAGTCCTTTAACTTACTCCCCAACACGAAAACCGTATAAGACTTACGGCAGTGCATGACGTTCCATAGAACTGGCCGGAGGATGCAACCATGAATGCAAATATTATCGAAAGTGTTAGGGATAAGGTTATCGGGAGAGGTGATGAGGTGACCTTCGACGACGCCGTCGAGCTCGCCGATACGGATTTTAGCAGCCTCCCCGCTCTGATGTCCCTCTCCAACGCAGTCACGTCCATGTACCACGAAAAGGGCGTCTATCTCTGCAGCATAACGAGCGGGAGGACCGGGGCGTGCCCCGAGGACTGCAGGTTCTGCGCTCAGTCGATTTACAGCGACGACCCCGTTCAGCCTCGTACGGTAATCGCTCCCCGCGAGATACTGGAATCCGCGAAAAGGGCAGAAGCCGGAGGGGCTTCTGAATTCTGCATCGTGATAAGCGGCAGGGGCCCCAACGAGCACGTATTCGACAGGGTGCTGGAATCCGTCCGTCTCATCAGGACACACACCGACATGAGCATAGGCTGCTCGCTCGGCATATTGACCGAAGAGCAGGCCGGGCGGCTTTCCGCCGCCGGAGTGAGGCGATACAACCACAACCTCGAAACCTCGCGGAGCTTCTTCCCGCGGATATGCACCACCCACGCATACGAAGACCGCCTGGGCACAGCACGGCTCGTAAAAAAGAGCGGTATAGGGCTCTGCTGCGGCGGCATAATCGGCCTCGGAGAAACTGCCGTAGACAGGATCGGCCTGGCCTACGAGCTCAAGGGGCTCGATCCCGAGGTCGTTCCGCTCAATTTCCTTAACCCGAGGCCGGGCACCGGGCTCGGGGAAATGAAAACGCTCCATCCCTTCGAAGCCTTAAAAGTTATTTCTATTTTCAGGATAATACTTCCGAAAAGCATACTCCTGTGTGCGGGCGGCAGAGAGGCCGTGCTCGGGGAGTACCAGCCCTGGGCCCTTTTTGCGGGGGCCAATGCGCTCATCGGCGGCGACTATCTCACGACGAAGGGAGACCCGATGGAAAAGGATACCGGGATGATACGCGGCCTCGGGCTTCCGGTGCTGAGATACAGCTGAGATCACGCCGAAGGGCAAGGCCCCGGAACCATCGCATTATAAAGAGAGAGGGCATTGCCTATATGTGTATTTCTGCCCTGTACCCGAAATGCACGCTGTTATCGATGAGCCTTATGGTTTCGGGGACGATTTTAAAGAAGGCGTAGTCCGCGAATTCCCGGTGCAGCATCCCGCTCTTTAAAAGCCCGGCCAGGAAGGGATACTTGCTCTCGAAAATATCTCTTGCATGCTTCGACTCTTCTTCGCCTGTCGCAAAGGCTTTTCCCATTATCCTGAGCCCCCGTACTGTTTTCCAGTCGAAATGCTCGGTGTTTATAGTGACGGCGACCCTGGGGTTAAAGAGTATATTGAGCGAATGCTCGGAGCCGGGGTTCGAAAGGAAATACAAGATAAGCCCGTCACTCGCGTAAAACAGGGCCGCCGCATAAGGATGGTTGTTCCTCGAAGTCGCGAGGCTCATGGTATTGTGACTGCGGAGGAATTCTGCGATCGCGTCTTTTATTTTCAAGATGCTTTTTTCTCAAAAGGATCCGGGCCCGTCCCCGGAGAGTAGCGAGGCGGGTCATATCGAGGACTGACGGCCCGGATTTCCGATTACTGCTCCATGAATGTCATCCAGTCGCCCGTGGAGTGCTCGCCCCTCATCTCTATCCATTCCATGTTGAGTGCGTCCTCTGGGCATGATTCGACACAGTGTCCGCCGCTGCTGCACGTGTCGGCCCGCATAAGAAGCGCAAAGTCGTCGTTCACTATAACGAGCGACTTCGGCCCGCACGCCTTGACGCATTTCCCGCAGCCGTTACACCTGTCGAGGTCTACGTCGGGAAGTAATTTGTAGCTGATTTTCCTGCCGCCTTCATATATTCCCATTCTTTCCTCCGTACGTCGTTATTTGTTCCCTTTCATTCCATCGCGGTAACTTTCCGCATTCCGGTTGCCCTTCTTTAAATTATCGTTTCCCGGCGGCTCTCGCGTCAAGGACGGATGTCGCACCGAGACTGTGACAAATGTCTCATTGGGCCCGTCGCTACTCGGGGCGATTCGGACATGCGGGGCGTGAGAGGAGGTTCTCAGTAAACGAGTTTTTGAAGCGCGGACCTGTTCTTTATGATTGTAGTGCGGCGTCCGCAGTCGACGAGCTTCATCTTTCTTAACGACCGGAGCGCGCGGCTCAGCGTCCTTCTCGACATGCCGGCCATGTCCGCCATCTCCTCCTGGCTGAGGCCGGGCTTTATGATTATCCCTTCAGGGGAAGGCTCGCCGAACTCGTCGCAAAGCCGGAGGAGGAGCGAGGCGAGGCGCTCCTCCGACGTCGCAAGGGCCGCGTTCCCGAAGCCCTCGTAGGCCTTCGAGAGCTCTTCGCCGAGGGTTTCGGCCAGCCTGAAGCAGACGCCGCCGTTTCTTTTCAGGAGATTCAGGAAATCGTCTTTATCCATGAAGCTCAGCCGGGATTCCTCGTCCGTCTTCGCGGTGAAGTCGTGGGGCTTTCCCGAGAGGATCGCCCTCACACCTATAACATCGCCGGGTGATGCGTAACCCAGCACGGCGATCCTGCCGTCCGGCGAATGGAGGTAGAGCTTGACCCGCCCCCCGCAGACGCAATAAACGCCGCGCGGGTTCTCCCCCTTCATGAATAGCACGAAGCCCTCCGGATAGACGACTCTCCGGAGCAGGCCTTCGAGCTCGACGGCGCCCTCGTCGTCGAGACCCGAGAAAATCGTGCCCGCTCTCAGGCTGCACGTCCGGCAGGAGTTAAATTTCTGGCGAACCGTCTTTCCCCTCATCGGACCCTGCCGGAACGTATTTCCCCGGGATGTAAATGCAGTAGGGCTCGGACTCCATGTAGTCGCCGGTCAGGGCGTAGGACCGCGCCCGCGAGCCCCCGCAGATATTCTTGAACTCGCACGCGCCGCATTTCCCCTTGAGCATGCCGTAGTCCCTTATGCCCGTGAACAGCGGCGAAGTTCTGTAGATGGAAACGATGCTCTCGTTCTTTACGTTTCCTCCGGACAGCGGCAGAAAACCGCTCGGATAGACCTCGCCCCTGTGCGATATGAAAACGAAGCCCTTGCCGTCGTTTAAGCCGCGCGGCGCCCTGCCAATCATGTCACGCCCGGTTTGCGGGATGGATTCCATGCGGCCCGCGCCGCTCCTCTTTTCACGTACCCTCGCCTGCGCTACGTATCTCCTGTAGTGAGGCGCTTCCGTGGATTTTATGTCGTAGGGCATTGTCTTCGAGAGCTCGTACATTTTCTCGAATACCGATTCATACTCCTCCGGGCTTATCGTGTCCTTGACCTTCCCCCGCCCCGTCGGCACGAGGAAGAAGACGCTCCAGAGAACGGGGTCGAACCCGCTTATGAGATTCGCGATGTTCTCGAAATCGCCGATGTTGTACCTGGTTACGGT
This sequence is a window from Thermodesulfobacteriota bacterium. Protein-coding genes within it:
- the bioB gene encoding biotin synthase BioB, whose amino-acid sequence is MNANIIESVRDKVIGRGDEVTFDDAVELADTDFSSLPALMSLSNAVTSMYHEKGVYLCSITSGRTGACPEDCRFCAQSIYSDDPVQPRTVIAPREILESAKRAEAGGASEFCIVISGRGPNEHVFDRVLESVRLIRTHTDMSIGCSLGILTEEQAGRLSAAGVRRYNHNLETSRSFFPRICTTHAYEDRLGTARLVKKSGIGLCCGGIIGLGETAVDRIGLAYELKGLDPEVVPLNFLNPRPGTGLGEMKTLHPFEALKVISIFRIILPKSILLCAGGREAVLGEYQPWALFAGANALIGGDYLTTKGDPMEKDTGMIRGLGLPVLRYS
- a CDS encoding pyridoxamine 5'-phosphate oxidase family protein; amino-acid sequence: MKIKDAIAEFLRSHNTMSLATSRNNHPYAAALFYASDGLILYFLSNPGSEHSLNILFNPRVAVTINTEHFDWKTVRGLRIMGKAFATGEEESKHARDIFESKYPFLAGLLKSGMLHREFADYAFFKIVPETIRLIDNSVHFGYRAEIHI
- a CDS encoding 4Fe-4S binding protein — translated: MGIYEGGRKISYKLLPDVDLDRCNGCGKCVKACGPKSLVIVNDDFALLMRADTCSSGGHCVESCPEDALNMEWIEMRGEHSTGDWMTFMEQ
- a CDS encoding Crp/Fnr family transcriptional regulator gives rise to the protein MRGKTVRQKFNSCRTCSLRAGTIFSGLDDEGAVELEGLLRRVVYPEGFVLFMKGENPRGVYCVCGGRVKLYLHSPDGRIAVLGYASPGDVIGVRAILSGKPHDFTAKTDEESRLSFMDKDDFLNLLKRNGGVCFRLAETLGEELSKAYEGFGNAALATSEERLASLLLRLCDEFGEPSPEGIIIKPGLSQEEMADMAGMSRRTLSRALRSLRKMKLVDCGRRTTIIKNRSALQKLVY
- a CDS encoding TIGR04053 family radical SAM/SPASM domain-containing protein — translated: MNFDVSPFIVIWEVTQSCDLACLHCRANARTCRDPLELTTLQGYGLIDDIASFGSPLLVLTGGDPLKREDIYDLITYSVAKGLRTTVSPSVTPLLTNESIRKLKEAGISRIAVSLDGSTGEIHDSFRGVRGSYSRTLEVLSECGRDGIPIQVNTTVTRYNIGDFENIANLISGFDPVLWSVFFLVPTGRGKVKDTISPEEYESVFEKMYELSKTMPYDIKSTEAPHYRRYVAQARVREKRSGAGRMESIPQTGRDMIGRAPRGLNDGKGFVFISHRGEVYPSGFLPLSGGNVKNESIVSIYRTSPLFTGIRDYGMLKGKCGACEFKNICGGSRARSYALTGDYMESEPYCIYIPGKYVPAGSDEGKDGSPEI